The Paenibacillus sp. FSL R7-0345 DNA segment AGCCGTATTCAGCCGCCTTCCGCCGTGCGCCGTCCAGTGTATGAATCCGGTACATCAGCAGATTTCGGGCTGTACCCGGGTCACTGTGCAGAAAAAAAGGCAGCATGAACATCTCCGTATCCCAGAATACAGCGCCTTTGTATACCTGTCCGGACAGCCCCCTGGCCGGAATGGATACTTTCTCCGATCCGGTCGGAGCAATAATCAGCAGCTGATAGATACTGTATCGGAGTGCAAACTGAGCGGCGTCATCCCCTTCAATGAGGCAGTCGCTCCGCTTCCAGCGTTCTGCCCAGGCCTCACGGTGGGCTGCCAGCAGTTGCCCATACCCCGCCGCTTCTGCAGTACGGACATTCTGCATGGCCAGTACGTCCGGGTCGCTGCAGTCCAGCTCCGTATAGACAGCAGCGTATTTAAACCATTCATAAACCTCACCGGCCTTAACGTCAAATGCAATGAACCGCCGTGCACCCTCACCCGCCGTTTCCAGCGCCTCAAATCCGTACACGGTCATTTCTGCTACCGCCACCTGCAGACCCAGCTCACCCGTAACCGCTGTGCACAGATGGACTCCCTCTGTACGCTGCTCCTGCAGTCCGTATAAATGCGGACCATTAATATCCCATACCTCAGAGTCAATCCCCGTCTCCAGCTCAATCCGGCAATCTGCCGTGGCAACCAGGCAGAGCCGGGAAGCCAGCACATGCAGCTGGTCCATGCTGACGAAGCGCTCGGCGGTAAAGGCCAGCTCGCCTCCGCTGATGCTGTATACCGTCCCGCGCTTGTGCAACGCCGCAGAAAGATCCAGCTCCTGCCTGTGGGACAGCGGCTCTGTATCAAGTACACCCAGCCGTTCACCGTTACAGCGCAGTCTGGTGAACAGCGCGTTCGGCGCATTTACCGGCTCCCGCCATTTCCCTCCGGCCTGATCGTATACACCGGCAAGCGTAAGTGCGGCAAGCTGCTCCTTCCCGAATTCCTCCAGCGTTCCGCGGCAGCCCATATAGCCGTTTCCGGTCATATATTTATTACCGTTCGTAACGATATTCTCCCGGCTGAATTCCCGGTCCTCTACCATGCGGCTCATCCGGCCACCAGCCCTTCAGCAAGCGGGAGCGTTACAATATCGGGACCAGCACTCACCTGCTGTCCATACACAATAATTTCTGTACTTCCTCCTGAAACCGCCCTGACCTGCACTCCCTCCTGTGCAACAGCCAGACGGATCAGCACTCCTTCATACTGTATATGGAAGCTGTAGGACGTCCAGCGCTCAGGCAGCACCGGGTTAAAGCTGAGCCGCTCCCCGTCTGAACGCATACCGCCGAACCCGTAAACGATATTCATCCACGCTGCAGCAATCGAGGTGGTATGCAGTCCCTCACGCGTATTGCGGTTGTAATTATCCAGATCCAGCCGGGTGGCGAATTCGAAGAAACGGTATGCCTCCTCATGCTTGCCGAGCTCACTGGCGAGAATGGAGTGAATGGACGGGGACAGCGAGGATTCATGAATACAGCGCGGCTCATAATATTCATAATTGGCCAGCTTGGCTTCCCTGCTGAACTCGCTGTTATACAGGAACATAAACATCAGCACATCCGGCTGCTTAATCATGTCGTAACGGTACAGCCGGTCATAGGACCAGTTTGAATAAAGCGGAAACTCCGTCACCGGAATGGAGTGGATATCCATATGCGGCATATCGAAAAATCCGTCATGCTCCTCATACACCCCGCTGTCCGGGTCAGCCGGAATCTTCATATTCTCCGCCTTACCGGCCCAGTCCGTAAGCTCTTCTTCACGGAGCGCAGTCAGGGCAGCCAGTTCACGGAAACGCTCCGGCACACTTTCCCGCATTTCTGCCAGCGTATCGTTTGTGTACTCAAACAGCTTTTTGGCCATCAGATTGATATAGCAGTTGTTATTCACCATCAGCTGGAATTCATCCGGACCCATTACGCCATAATAGCCGTATTGCCCGGTACGTGCCCCCGACTGTCCCCGGGTAGCATAGAAACGGCTGATCTGGATCAGCATTTCGGCACCTTTGCTATACAGGAACTCTTTATCGCCCGTATTTTTAACATAGTGCCAGATACCATAGGCGACAGCCGTCCCGACATGCAATTGCAGATTGGAATGCTGCCACAGATCGCAGCTTTCGGTTCCGTCGATGGTCGCTATCGGATAGCAGGCGCCTTCACAATCAACCTCCCTGGCCCGCTGCAGGGCCTCCGGCAGAGTTCTATAGCGGAATTCCAGCAGGCTCTTAGCTGCCTTCGGGTTGTTGAACATATAAAAAGGCAGACAGTAGGATTCCGTATCCCAGAAGGCCAGTCCCCGGTAAGCCTCGCCGGTCAGTCCTTTCGCTCCGATGTTATAGCCCGGATGATCTCCGTGGTAGGTCTGGTACAGCTGAAAAATACAAAACCGGATGCCCTGCTGGTTCTCCTCATCCCCCTCAATACAAATATCGCTGGTCTCCCAGACCCCGTTCCAATAGGCAGCCTGAGCAGCGAAGACCTCCGGCGCCTCAAGCATTGCTGCCTCCCCGGCAAGCTTCAGGCCTTTCTCCCAAAGCTGCTCCGGAGTACACATGCCCGCGGTGTCCTTACAGTTTACAGTAAGTTTCGTATAATGAATCTCTTCTCCTTCTATTAAAGGCAGCGTGAAGGACTGTCCGATGAACCGCTCCCGCGCTGACAGTGACAGATCCAATTTAGCCGGCGATTGCAGGACAAACCCCGAGAACAGCTTGTTACCCGTAGTGAGCGTCTCTGCCATAACCGCCGTAACACCATCTGCCGTAACGCTCCGCACACTTTTCCACATACTCCGGCCCCGCTCCTCATGGACCGCCCCGAAATCCAGCCCTGTACACACCTGCACCGCACCCGTGAAATTAAGCGGCTCAAAAGCCACCTGCTGCAGCCCGAGATGTGACATCGTCATGCTGACCAGCCGGGTGAACGTTACTTTAAGCCTTTTGCCGCCCTCCAGTATCCATATAAATTCACGGCGGTAAGTGCCGGTGCGGAAATCCAGCCTGCGGCTGAAATTCTCCACCTTGCTGCGGGCCAGATCCAACTGCTCACCGTCAACATTAATCCGCGTATACAGCCAGTCCACCGCATTCACCATATAACGCAGCGAACGGATAATTCCTTTATAGTGGTTGCCGATTGCATGCTCCTCATATAATCCGTTAAAATAGCTGCCCAGCAGCGTATCCCCCGAGTAGCCCTCCTCCGGATAGCCGCGCACTCCCATATACTCATTGCCCAGCGAAAATATGGACTCCGAAACCCTGTTCCGTAGCGGGTCAAACCCTTCCTCCACTACCGCCCACGGATCGACCGTCAAATATTTATCTGCTACTTTAGCCATGAATGATTTCTCCTTCTCCGTTAATAAATGCCCGCCATAAGCGTACCCTTCACACCTTTCCGTTCCAATGTCAGGCTGTAACGGAGTTATGTGCATTTTTACGGAGTTGAATAAAATCCGTATTTCACAATATAATCTATAAGAAATGTCTCTTTGCGGCAGACAACACAAAAAAACCGTCTCCCAACAATTGTGCAAAATGGGAATCGGCTGTTATAATAGACGTTAATTATGTTTTCTATCCCTGGGCAGGCAAAAACATATCAAATCTCACAGGTTTGAAGTGAAAATTATCACAATGTTAAAAATTCGACACTTTTTCGCGAAATTTTTTAACCATAATGAGGAATTAACATGTATAATTAATTTAAAATTTACTGAAAAACTGAGGGAATAAAGGGGATATCGATTATGATAAAGGAACATTACAATGTTATCGAAGCCCACGGAAATACAAACTGTTTCTCCGAACAGAATTTCAACAGACTTCTCGTTACAATGAAGGAACGTATGGTCCCTGAAGGATCACATTTGTTCTGGGAAGGCGACTACTCGGATAAATTGTTTTATATCAAACGTGGACGCGTGAAGCTGACCAAATCTACAGACGAAGGCAAGGAACTTATTCTTTATATGTATCAGGCAGGTGATATGGTAGGCCAGGCCGACCCGTTCTTCAGCACGAAGCACAGCTTCACTGCAGAAGTTATTGAAGAAAGCGAAGTTGGCGTGATTGAACAAAAGGATCTGGAAATTCTGATCTGCCAGCACTGCGATTTCGCAATTGATTTCATGAAGTGGATGGGCATTCACCACCGTCTCACGCAGACGAAATTCCGTGATTTGATGATGTACGGCAAACCGGGCGCCCTTTGCTCCACCCTGATCCGTCTTGGCAATACCTATGGCGAGAAGAATGGCGACAACATCCTGATCAACAAAAAGATTACGCATACGGATCTGTCCAACATGATTGGCGCTACCCGTGAGAGTGTTAACCGGATGCTGAGCGATCTGCGTAAAAAAGATGCTGTTGAATACGAAAATGGCATGATTGTCATTAAGGATCTTGGCATGCTGCAGGAAATCTGCCATTGCGAAATGTGTCCTAACGAAATTTGCCGGATTTAATTTCCTAGTAATAATACCCTCTATTCTCCTCATTGAAACAGTTCTGGCCCAAATATTATGAATAATACAATAGAGTGGTCAAAGGCGCCGTTAACGCGTCTTTTTTTCTGTGTTTAAGTAGATTTAACTGCCATTACGTCTCCAGTGGCTGCTTCATTTCCCATTGATCGTAAGCGCCCGCTACAGCTGGCAAACGCCCTCCGGCTAACCATTCGGCTGCAAGCACCGCTACAGGTGACGCCAACTCCAAAGAGATTTCCTCAAGCTCCACCCACACTGCCCCAAGTGAATCCTGCCCGGCGAACATTTCGATTGGAGCTGCTTGCTGGTCCTCTTTGACCTCGACCATATAAAGTGCCGCAATGTGATGCATGTGCGTATAGAAATCCTCCTGATACCGTACAAAAAAATCATAGGTGCCCAGATTGTTCTTCACGGATACGGACAGTCCGGTCTCCTCTCTGAATTCCCGCACCAGGCCGTCTATCAGCGCCTCATCACTCTCCAGCCTTCCGCCGGGAAGATCATATCTTCCTGTATATGGTCCTCTACCTTTATGTATGAGCAGCAGTTTACCGTCCCTTATACAGATCCCGTACACTCCAAAATGATTAAAGCTCTTCATTGCTTACTCCCCCTAGCACCGGATATCCCCAGTGTAACAAAAAAACTGTCCTGAAGGCTAATGCCTCAGGACAGTTTATCAGTACTACCTTAACGTTTGCTGAATGTGTTGCGGACAGGAGAGATGAGCCAGTACGCTGCGCCGACGAACAAGCCGCCGCCGATGATATTGCCAAGCGTAACCGGAATCATGTTGTGCAGCCAGCCGGCTATCGTAACGGTCTCGGGGTGGTTTGGCAGCAGGACAGCTACGCTAAGCAGGGTCATGTTGGCTACACTGTGCTCATAGCCGCTGGCGATGAAAGCGAACAGGCACCACCAGATGAGCACAAGCTTGGCGGCTTCACTTTTGGCACGCGAGGACATCCAGATCGCCAAACAGACGAGCCAGTTACAGAGAATACCGCGGAAGAACAGCTCCGAGAAGGGTAGCGTCATTTTTTTGGCGGCGGCCGCGAAGATCAGATGCTCCGCAGGGGCAGCCTTAAATAACCCAGTTCCTTGAATTAACAGTGCAAGAATTATGGCACCGGCGACATTACCGATAAAGACGATCACCCAGTTTTTGACCGTATCCCATACTGAAGTTCTTCCGGCAAGAGTACTTACGGTAAAAAACATATTGTTCCCGGTGAACAGCTCCGAGCCGGCAAAAATAACCAGGGTCAGTGCGATCCCAAAGGAAGCGCCCATTACGAGCGGCTGGAACGGCGATTTAATCGCCGCCAGCGGTGCCCCCAATGAGAAAATTAGAATAATTCCGATTCCGACATATGCCCCTGCCAGCAGTGCGGCCAAAAAGTACCGCGGCAAATTTTCATTCATTTTATCCCGTTTGCTGACTGCTGCTTCTACGATGTTCTCGACACTTTGCGTAAACATCTCTCCACCCCGCCGTTTCTTATCTTAAATTTAGCTTTGAATCAAAGTGCCCTGCAGGGTAACCTTCACGCTGTCACCGTCTACAGTAACAGGGAATGTCGCTACCGTACCGTTATCAGGAGCTTGAACCTCTCCGCTGCGCAGATCAATTTTCCAGTCATACAGCGGATCATACAGATAATGTCCGGATACGATTCCTTCCGCGAGCGGACCGCCCTTCGGATGAGGATTCTTGTTCTCCACTGCGAAAATCTGGCCATCCGAGGTTTTGAACACAGCCAGCTCCACAGGACCGCAGCCGATTACACGCCCGATCTGCGGCAGGAAATGCTGAAC contains these protein-coding regions:
- a CDS encoding glycosyl hydrolase family 65 protein gives rise to the protein MAKVADKYLTVDPWAVVEEGFDPLRNRVSESIFSLGNEYMGVRGYPEEGYSGDTLLGSYFNGLYEEHAIGNHYKGIIRSLRYMVNAVDWLYTRINVDGEQLDLARSKVENFSRRLDFRTGTYRREFIWILEGGKRLKVTFTRLVSMTMSHLGLQQVAFEPLNFTGAVQVCTGLDFGAVHEERGRSMWKSVRSVTADGVTAVMAETLTTGNKLFSGFVLQSPAKLDLSLSARERFIGQSFTLPLIEGEEIHYTKLTVNCKDTAGMCTPEQLWEKGLKLAGEAAMLEAPEVFAAQAAYWNGVWETSDICIEGDEENQQGIRFCIFQLYQTYHGDHPGYNIGAKGLTGEAYRGLAFWDTESYCLPFYMFNNPKAAKSLLEFRYRTLPEALQRAREVDCEGACYPIATIDGTESCDLWQHSNLQLHVGTAVAYGIWHYVKNTGDKEFLYSKGAEMLIQISRFYATRGQSGARTGQYGYYGVMGPDEFQLMVNNNCYINLMAKKLFEYTNDTLAEMRESVPERFRELAALTALREEELTDWAGKAENMKIPADPDSGVYEEHDGFFDMPHMDIHSIPVTEFPLYSNWSYDRLYRYDMIKQPDVLMFMFLYNSEFSREAKLANYEYYEPRCIHESSLSPSIHSILASELGKHEEAYRFFEFATRLDLDNYNRNTREGLHTTSIAAAWMNIVYGFGGMRSDGERLSFNPVLPERWTSYSFHIQYEGVLIRLAVAQEGVQVRAVSGGSTEIIVYGQQVSAGPDIVTLPLAEGLVAG
- a CDS encoding Crp/Fnr family transcriptional regulator, coding for MKEHYNVIEAHGNTNCFSEQNFNRLLVTMKERMVPEGSHLFWEGDYSDKLFYIKRGRVKLTKSTDEGKELILYMYQAGDMVGQADPFFSTKHSFTAEVIEESEVGVIEQKDLEILICQHCDFAIDFMKWMGIHHRLTQTKFRDLMMYGKPGALCSTLIRLGNTYGEKNGDNILINKKITHTDLSNMIGATRESVNRMLSDLRKKDAVEYENGMIVIKDLGMLQEICHCEMCPNEICRI
- a CDS encoding NUDIX hydrolase; amino-acid sequence: MKSFNHFGVYGICIRDGKLLLIHKGRGPYTGRYDLPGGRLESDEALIDGLVREFREETGLSVSVKNNLGTYDFFVRYQEDFYTHMHHIAALYMVEVKEDQQAAPIEMFAGQDSLGAVWVELEEISLELASPVAVLAAEWLAGGRLPAVAGAYDQWEMKQPLET
- a CDS encoding formate/nitrite transporter family protein; the encoded protein is MFTQSVENIVEAAVSKRDKMNENLPRYFLAALLAGAYVGIGIILIFSLGAPLAAIKSPFQPLVMGASFGIALTLVIFAGSELFTGNNMFFTVSTLAGRTSVWDTVKNWVIVFIGNVAGAIILALLIQGTGLFKAAPAEHLIFAAAAKKMTLPFSELFFRGILCNWLVCLAIWMSSRAKSEAAKLVLIWWCLFAFIASGYEHSVANMTLLSVAVLLPNHPETVTIAGWLHNMIPVTLGNIIGGGLFVGAAYWLISPVRNTFSKR
- the nirD gene encoding nitrite reductase small subunit NirD, encoding MENTNHEYTIGTVQHFLPQIGRVIGCGPVELAVFKTSDGQIFAVENKNPHPKGGPLAEGIVSGHYLYDPLYDWKIDLRSGEVQAPDNGTVATFPVTVDGDSVKVTLQGTLIQS